The Plasmodium coatneyi strain Hackeri chromosome 11, complete sequence DNA segment CTTCATGGTCGTGTCCATGGCCCTTACTTTCGTTCGCTTTGCTACtggctgcattttttttccccgtcgCGAATTCTTTACTTCTGAAGGGAATGATTCCCACGAACTGAGGTCTTATAAGACTAGATTTCTGTGTACCTGTGAAGTGATATACATTTCTTAAGCCGTTACATAACTTGTAATTTAActtgaacattttaaaaaaagcaggAGAAATGGCTAAGTGCTTGTAGGTGGCCGGCCGCTTATACAAAGTTACAACGTaggaacaatatttttacacaaaaaaaatggccttCCCCagtatttttaatttcttcttaaGCGCGATGAGGAGTGGtccaattaaaaaaaagcaaaaaaggaaaacatctTTATGCGATCGCAAAAGCGAGGTAATCTTTCACACGAGTTGGAGGTTACTCCTTGTGTTACTAAAAATGTACGCAAATTTGCGCAAAgcatttgttcatatgtacaATAAAGTTAGCACATGCGCGCTTACCCATCTACCTAATTATTTGCTAACATCTGTTCACCAATTTTCTTAACTTATTCGTTTTATATTCCTAAGGTACGCATCGCATAACGAAAtgctacttttttaaaatgaatcTTACTGTTCAAATTTTTCGAAATATACACctgcaattattttttttttccttacaccttttcCCAAAATTTCTTCAGTACATATTTTGCGCTTTCTCCTTATGCGTATGTGATCcggaaaataataaaaaaaaaataaataaagcaaCAAATTATATAATGTTCGGGGCGCCTCCTCATATAAGTGCGTTTCATTTTAAAGGCAAACGTGGGAGGAAGCGTCATTTTAATGACGCAGCCACACAACGACTAggctattttttccctcattttatttcatGCGGGGACGAAACGGTAACACGTACTTTACAAACAATTAATTTAGCATCTCCAACATTTCGAGGCAACATAAATGTAGAGCGGCATTACAATGCATACGCACGTAATGCGTGTGTACACTCCCATGCACGCAGCAACAAACGAAGTATTAGCAAACAGCACAGCTAATATTTTCCtgcgttttttcccctctgaACAATCACACAGAGTATGCTTATCTCCCCTCGTGTTTGCCCATCCCGTTGGAAGAATTAATCTTCATTTGGGAGAAAGTCCAcccgaaatgaaaaaaaattgagggcAAAATAGAATACCTTGTCCATGCGCCCTTTTAACCCTTCCCCTCTGTGTAGCTTCGCAAAATTGTGAACACTGAGGAGAAATATATTCATTGTGTGCGGTCCAGCAAGGGCGTATATAGGCTACTCGTGCACCTGGCGTAAATGTGTGGCTAACCGTGCGAGGGCAACCTCCAAGTGGGCATACACTTTGTGAACCACATCATGGTCCGATCTGCGGAAATGTAATTAGAGAGACAAACTGGACAAACGGCGAACGGAAGTTAAAGTTAAAAGGGGCACGCAGAGGAAGTTGCGAACTGGGAAAACTCGAAAAACCCATTGCAAgggtaaaggaaaataaaaaaaaatgcacacatcgTCAATGACATGACGTAGCAGCACGCCCTCGAATTAATTTTTGGTATCCCGTTATTTCAATTTGCACTGCTTTTACGACAGTTGGGTTGTGTTTTCCCTGCCTAATAAGCACCTTTACAAAATTGCCTCCTTCATACAAACCGAACGTATTTGCACGTGATTACCCATGTCGAAAGCAAAAATGGCATCTGCCGGTATGAAAAAGCTTTCCTGCCTGGCCGTAACAAAATACAACAGTCTCGTAAACCTCTATTGGTCTAAGTGTCCAACCCTGACTAACGCTAGTGTCAGCTCAGTTACCTTTTCCCGTAACTCGTTAAAGTTTATTTGCAAGAGGCACTTCACTTATGACAAGAATGACGTAACGCTAGATTGGGAGGATGCAGACGACATAGCGGACTTACTTTTGGAagaatacaaaaatgtagaccCATTAACGTTGCGATTTGAGGAGTTAGAAAACATGATAATGGAAACCGttgtgaagaaaaacaaaaagaagttaAGCGGCAGGTGTAATGAAGGCGCTCTGGAAAATATTCAAATGAACTGgctggaaaaatataatgaggaggataattaaaaaaatatcttttgtaatcctctttttttctttctccttttttttccagtcttttttttttttttttttttttttttgtcaccttTTTCGTCTTATCgtgtttcctcttcctttttaaaacacATTTAACGACAGTTCATAACATTTTGCAACATTTTTCGGTTAACTTGCAGCGCGCACAATTCACGCAAAGCGTTTGCACACACATGGGGGAGTGGGGGGAATTGCCAACACAGGGTACTGACCACTCCGCGTtgttatgtgtacacatatacgcaTACGTATCTTCGCTGACTTTACAACGTACAACGTGCAATGGAATGGgcgcaattttattttccccctaaTTGCAGACGTTCCTGCGCTTAATTTTTCCCAGCGgcggagaattttttttcccctcgaAAAATTCCCCCTAACTACTACACAACAATTTGATAAACCGTGATCGTGCACAACATGGAGTTCACCCGAGTTGTATACCTTTTCTAAATTGACTCAGTTGGAAGTGcccacatttttaaaaacggaaaatttGCGTCAACAATTTCGAGTGAATCAGTGCGTGGCTCTTTAAGCGGACGCGAAGGGGGACCGAAGAATAacgtcttttttatttatttttttttttccccaattttctgtctttttgtaaaaatacaGAAATGTAAAGGAGGGTTTCACCCTATCACgttatcatttttgtaatgACAAATTGCGAATTAGGAATTCCCAAGTTGGCTGATTTCTCATGAATATTACGCCCCTCCCTCCGCCGCATTTTTGCCCACCACTTGGAACACTGAGCAATTCATGGAAACAACAACGAAAGATGGATGCAACCACGTCatgcaaaatgatgaaaataagCAGGTGATTTAGTTGTGCGTGTTCCCTAATTATTCATGGAGGggtattttcttttcctatcTGTTATGACTTTTCCTGAGTTTcagataaaattaaaaatttctccCAAACGCAGGAATATCTTGAGTTTTCCGATGACTTTGTCTTCTGCTCGACCTGCCACAATTTCTCACCGGTAAGGGAAGCGGGCACACACCAACGTACCGATGGGTATTCCTACTTGCGTACATTGCGCATAAGTGACAACCCACCTATGACCGCCCACTTTACCCTCCCCCCCGCAGTACCACAAAGAGGGCTACCTAGAAAAAAGGTGTTCAAGTTCCTGGTGCGGATACTCCAAAAGGTGGTTTCTtctgaaaaacaaaaagttaTATTACTTCAAAAGCAAAGAAAGCTTGAGACCGTCAGGCGTCCTCGATCTGGAGCTCATCCACATGGACATTAACGTAAAAGAGAAGTATTTTCTCCGTGCGCGCTCCTAAACGTATCCACGTATCGCTCACTTTGTGCCTTAAATAAGGGcgtaaaatgtgaagaaatgaataaaggaaagacTGCATGCAGAGGAGATAGTAGAAAAGTTACTCACAAAAAGGATCAATATGTGGTTGCACCGTTCACcacaaatgaggaaaaactCCCGCACACATGCTGCCTTAACCATATtcctgtttatttttttttttccaaaactATACAGTACGAACATGGGATAAAGCGGAAACGAAGTGGCGAAGACTGCATTCTGTGTAACGCTAGAGAAGGAGTGCGTGCGAGGGGATGATCCTCCTGAAAAAACAATGTCAGGCTCACATAAATATACGTTTGAATATCGATCTAACCGATTTTACAcctcacttttctttttttcttttttttttgtgccaacAGACTGCATCGAATCGAGGATGTACAAGAACGACAGCAAGAAGGAGTCGCTCCTAATTCTAACCCCCAGGAACACAGGCCTCAGATTTTATTTAAGGGTAGGCttaagtacaaaaaaagggaccccACTTTGTGGagatgtacatatatatccgCCCCTTTTCTCATCTGCAACGTTGGTAACGCCATTCTCCCCGCAGGGTGAAGACGCGGAAATACACGAGTGGTACAATTTGCTAAACAGCTCCATTACGagcaataaaattataagtcagccgaattttattttttcggaAAGTAACTTTTGGAAAATCGACAGAATATCGGTTGATGTATTCGAGTCGATTGCGGACACGGGCGACATAGTCCTATTCAGGTGATCATctggggggaaggaggaaaaattctAATTAAACCATAGACTCAGCTGGTGTGTATgaaattctttcttccatccttccttcctttttttttccaacaggTCAAAAGTGGTTTCTGCGAAGCTGCAGAGAATCATAACGAGGGGCGAGTATGATCACATAGGCATGATTCTCAGGaatgacaaaaatgggaTATTTCTCCTGGAGGCCTTATCCAACATGGTAACAACGTTCACATGTATTTGGTAGATCTACTTATGTAACTACACCAGCGTGAGAGGGTACCCGATATACAACCACGATTTAGGCAAAACATACTGCCCTTGCGGCTTCACTCAATCTGTGCGTCCTTCCCAGGGAATCATCCTAACGCCATGGGAGCTTTTTAGACAGAACCGGTGGAACGAGGCCTACACCAGGTTGGTTTATTCATCCTTATTAACGAATGTGCACAAAGCGGTTACTtctaaagggaaaaatataagatgCGTACATTTACCTGTACCCATGCATGCACATACAAACACACATGCACTAACTTACGAATTTCTATTTTCGTAGGATTGCTCTGAGACGCCTAACCTGGGACAACTCTGAACAGAATCTTAAAAAGTTGCTACACTTTCTAAAAAACAccatagggaaaaaatataacctCAAGATAATTAATTTTCTGGCCCCCAAAAGTGGTACGTCCTATTTGTGCATATAGCGACGTCGTCCAaacgtatatatttttttcctatctgTACGAATTGGTCTAACCCTTCACCACCGaccattttgtacatttagATGGATTTATGTTTGTGCTTATGCTTATGtttatacatttctttttctttcaaccATATCCCTATCGCCACAGATGACGCCGGCTATTTCTGCTCCGAACTAATAGGAGAATGCTGGAAGGTGagcatttgaaaaaaaatggaacactGTCTTCACCCCCACAAGGACGACTTAATCTGGGCATTCATTTCCACCCATTATTGTGCGCGCATTAAGTTACatgcttccccttccttcgtGACCACGCAGATAATGGGTGTCATTCCTTCAAACACGACATGCTCTTATATCTGGCCGAGTAAGTTACCAGTGCACGTGCCCACCGTGTGGACGCTGATTGGAAAGTGCATTCTGCGTGTGACACACCATGTGTATTGGTGCCTCTAATGTTTATTACATGATGCAATACTTGGATTCATGATCAGTCTGGgagaatgtgcacatttttaatggAAGGAATTTATCTCCCCCCAAATTTtgtgtataaaaaaggggagccCTTTTTAGTACCAACACCACGTAATAGCGAGACAAAATGACCCCTTCCCCGTTTAGGCAATTTTTCCGAAAAGTTCGAAGAGAAAATGAAGTTGCAGGAAGGTTGCCAGCTAAATAATGAACTATGCATAGACTTCACCCTGTGAGCAATTTGACCGGAGCATCCCAATAATTGGCCTTTCCAGGGGGACTCTCCCAATCTTCCAcgtcttcccatttttggcATACCACCATTTCGTGCATCCCCATGTTATCTGAACTGGGAATTTATATAGGCATGTACCAAGTATATGTCCACAAATACACgtttatcttttcttttttttttttttaaattttctttcacGTGTCCCATTTTTGAACCCGCGCGCATGTGCAATAACGTCTTTTTGGTAAAAGCAAAATTTCCTGCTACAGAGTGTACCAGCActggggaaaggaaaaaaaaaaaaaaaaaaaaaaaaaaaaaaaaaaaaaaactgtctACATTCGTGCCTCGCATCTCCCAATTGTGTTTCACCTTttcaagagaaaaaagaaaaaggggaaaaatagcAATGTTAGCTATGATCATAAAACTTCCACACCGCGTCGCACACGTGGTGACACACATTGCTGCGTCTGCTCgatagaaggaaaatttaaatcaCTCAGTCACATGATAAACCTGGGGAGGCATACCAAAACGGTCCAACAGGTATATCGCACCTGCATGCGCAAATAAGACAGCGAGGTAGGGAAAGAATCCTAAAATAGGGAACAACACAAAAGAACGAGCAACCTAAGGAGAGGGAAAATGGTTTCAGGCGTCAGGGTGTCGGACGAGTGTATCTACGAATTTAACAAGTTGAAAGTGAAGCACCTACACAAGTACATCCTTTTTCGAAttgaaaattatgaagaaaTCATTGTAGATGCGTTGCAGCAGGATTCGGACTTGACGTCCTTTGAGGATATTATAATGGACATTAGAAATAATTTGAAAGCGACGGAATGTAGATACATTATCGCGGGTGAGTCTGCATAAGGTAGCAGATGGAAGCTCCGTCAAGAGCACATCCACGCGCTAAGCTTACACTACATTACTAATTAGGGGAACCATCTGGTAACGTTACTTCCCTGTTAtaccttttttatcttcccctTACAGATATGCCTATCCACACCCCTGAGGGCGTATTGCGGAACAGaatttacttcattttttggtcCCCCGATTCTGCCAAggcgaaggagaaaatgctCTACGCAGCATCCAAAGAATCACTCGTTCAAAAAATCAATGGAATTTTCAAAAGCCTAGAAATAACATGCGACATAGAAGAATTCGAGGAGGAGCTGAGGGCCATCATGTTAAACAACTGAATGGACTGATCGAGGTTATGATCCCACATTTAAATACAAAGTGGTTACTGATGCCACGGTGAGGGATTCCCACGTAGCATTGTAAAAGGTTTATttgtccttaaaaaaaaagttcaattTATCCAGAACAGTAATTGTAATAACGATGGTGGTGATCGCCACTACATTCAGCGTGTTCGTGCATACTTACACGTGTTTCCCCCTCAGTTGTCACGAAACGGGTCCTTGTAAAGGGAAACGTGTGGGGGAGTAGGTCTACACACGTTGGATCCTATGAGGCGTCTTTTGTTTCCTCTCCATTTTAGTTAATcaagaatatattttctgcgcaaagtgaaaaaaaaaaaaaaaaaaaaaaactagaaCAAAGTAGAACAAACAAGGcgctgcatttttttagcGATATTGCGCATTCTTTGCACAGTTGCCCCAAGCAAAATTACCATCCTGGTGCATCACGTGGTCctcaagtttttttttgtgcattcccCTTTTAGACTTTTTATCCAGCAGACTCTGTTTCATTTTATGCTTCACATTCATTGCGATGGATTCTAGCATCTGCAAAGTTGGGGGGAGGGTGTGGCGGTGCACGGGTACAGCGGTGGTTAAATGGTAGGTAAAACTGCAGCGCAAGTGGGGGCCTTTTTTTCTGGGTATGCATTTGGATAAGCATTAAAAGGGCACTTCCATAAGTAGAGAACCCCACATGCGCCTAGCCGTGCCGGCCTGCACGTATTTCCTCCTATTCATTACGCAAGAAAATccgggcaaaaaaaagggcagaTATTTGCTAAACTTTATGCCCTTAATTTTGTGGATCCGGAACAGTATATATAGAAACTGGAAGGCCAGGAACactctgcaaaaaaaaaaatggagcacGTAAAAAGGAGGGCTGCACGAAAATGTTAGGAGTGACGGGATGGACAGATTTGCCATcttatgttccttccccccctaacGTACAAATTCAGGGAAAAGCTGAAAATGGTGGAAGCCAACATGCGCCCATTAGTCCCACTAAACGTGCTGACTACGTAAGAGAATATTCCTACACACGTGAGAAGCAGATTCATATAATGGATGTGCACGCGTTTGTCTCTATGCGAATATAGAGATGGTTTGGCACGTGTATATTCCTCTCTCTCATGAATTATACGCTCATTTGTCTGCACAGCTTAACCGCAAAAGGACAGGACGGACACGCAGCTGAAGGTTAGGACGTTGGCTTCAGGTCGGGAACGGGCATGAGTATTATTTCGCGAGGGGAACATACAAACGATggaataagaaaataaatatacatgcgTATGGTGCACATGTAGACTCGCCCAGCTGCACAGGCTGGAACGGAGACGCTGTGATGGCGTTCTTGTCTGTTACTTAAAAATAGGCCAGTGCTAAGGGGATTCCACTTAtgcgctaaaaaaaaaaaaaacacaaacacTAACTTGTTTCTTTTACCATGCGGTGCCAAAGCTGAAAGAAGATCGAATGCACAAATTGGTTCACCTGCACTCCCTTTTTGGTCATTTAAGAACAAATGCGTGGaatctacaaaaaaaagaaaaaaaaaaaaaaaatagcaaataATGACGAGGGAACTTCCTCCCAAGATGCCAACTGCAGAGACATACATAACAGACACCCCGCACAGAATCAAATTACTTTGAAAAATGgttgaggaaaataaaaaggttaACACTTGCGCTATTATAATAACGAGCCAAAGTCCTGCGATCCGTTAAGGCGGAAATGGTGAAAACGTGCAGAATAGCCAAGCTTGTGTGCGTGTTCACAAGGGTAACACATTGAGATGGGTAAGACGTTGAATCACCGCACCCGCTTAAACTACACGAAACAGAAACGAACCAGATGTAAGACAAAATAATTTGTACACACTTGAACTCCTTAAGTTGTCTGCGAAGAATGTGCTCTAAGGAAAGGGGTAACGGTTGAAGCGGTTTTTCCAAATGGGGCATGTGAGCATATCGGGGGAATGCCCCTTGGACAGAGGTCCATGGGGAGGCATTTGTGGTGGTGACCCACCCATTTTACGCCAGCCTTACCATCAAGACACTTATGGCCACCACTATAGACCCAACTAGGATGAGCGTAATCGAGGCATTTTCAATACAACTTTGCAGAGAACTCAtgtcatctttttttttcctttcaattttgttttcataCTTGGGGGTGGAGCTGTAGAACAAATAATTCAGCATCATGGTGTCCTTCGCAAATTAGacagaaaagggaagcaattgagaaaagaaaaagaaaaaaaaaaaaaaaatagaaaaataaaattcgaTGTAGGCACAATAAAGGAAAGTTTTGACGCTCCTTAACAATTGAAGCAACCCTTTGGAGAAACAACCTTTTAACAACATCGCGCAACAGAAGAGAATCCGGTGAGATgaacttaaaaaatgggaggaaCGGAAAATTTTACCATAGTGGGAAATTTACCAAGGGGACAATCGGCCACGAGTAAAAGTAgtttgcaaaagaaaaaaaaactcgcGTCTGGCACGCAATGCACTTATCTGAAGATaccacatgtgtatatacatttgcGTGAGCAACGTTCGCAGGAAGGAGGTTCTCCATTTAATTGACCTCCCAAATGAATCACCTTCCTTGGAGTTATTTTACGGGTTTATCAGCCAAAATGTGAGAGTGCGAAAAAAGGCTCCCAAAAGGATACGACATTTGCCTACCAATTTGAGGTTGAAAAATGCGCTCAATGACGTGAACCATCGAGCCAAGTTtgtgcaagaaaaaaaaaaaaaaagaccacaaaaaaaaattaggggAGTCCAAACGGTTGACGCATTAGTACCTATGTGGACATAAATGGACATGCCTACGCGCCAACTCACACTGGCCTTCTTAGGAGGCATGTGCAAACGTTTCCCTTGCAGCACCTCCGTGAAATATACCCAAACGGttgtaaaaagtaaaacaaaGGTTAATCAAAACAAATGCCCACCTAGCACGTCCTAACCGCACGTGCTGACGGCGAAATACATCAAATTACAGTTTtcctcacaaaaaaaaagaaaaaaaaaacgaaaacatTATCCCACATATGTGTGAGAATCAATTTGATCTGCTCTTCCTGGACAGTGCACCCATTTTAGGTAAACATGTTGGGATCCATGAAGTCTATGCTTGCCTGAATGACCGCATTGGGATCGCCCTTCAAAAGGGTCAGGTCAttattttgtgcatttttgctTTTACTTTTCGCTTTTTGTTCTCTTGGTTTGCGTCCCTTCCTATTGGATGTGCCTTCCTTGACCGTGAAGTCATTCGGGGGGTTGACGCCAGTTGAGGCATTATGATCGTCTCCCACATTCTGCGCTACTTCAGCACCCTGTACCCCCTGGTCGGCCTCTGCATTCCCACTCTGATTTTTACTCTTCCTAGGTTTCACCCGTTCATATTTCCTCCTCGGTTTAACAATTTTCGGTTCCTTCTCAGCATCTTCATTATTCTTGTTcgtctttcttttccttgtgGTTTTTGGTTTGCCCTCAGCCTTAACTCCCTCTACAATATCATTTTTAGACTTGGGTTTCCTTGGCTTTGCCTTATCTTCCATTTTATCTGCTAACTTCTTTTCATTGTAGCCCATATACCTCATGTACACTTTTTCGAAGTGATTCTTTGTCTCTTCATTATCAGGGACCATGTCGAAATGCAGGTGGTTGATAAACAATGCTTGTTGTTCccttgaggaaaaaaaaaaagagaaaggaacaGAGCATGTGGGTGTGTGGGCATTTTCACATAAGCGGCAGCTCACATGCAGTACATAAAAGTGAAAACCCCCCTTCATGTGTGCGCTTGTTAATAATCGCAAATACGTGGAGGCCACTTCTAACAATGTGCATGAACATAGCGAATAAATAACTTCCTTTGGAGGAGCGACAGAGAAGGCACCTCTCACAGaagacacacacacatgtatatcTCCCTTACCTCCATTTCATGGTAAACAGTTTGTTACAGAACTCAGAATTGAGAATGTTCTTGTAGTCATAGGGGGTGACCTGTGTCAGGAGCCTCTTTTGGTTATAACCGACCTAAGAAGTGGGCACGAGAGGGGGGTATGAGAAAAAGTGGCGTCAACAGGGAAACATCACCACGTGTATACGTTCGTTCATACGTGCGTACgtgcatgtgtgtgcaaGTCCCTCGGGCGCCTCCCAAATGGACATCCACTTCCCCGTGGTACGTGTTAGAAGGGGGTGGCACAAAATTAACCCAGTTCGTTTCCCACCACAGCACCGGCACGCGGGGCCCAGTTCAACTTACAAAGGCAAACTCGCTAGCCTTGGTTCGCGCCGTCTCCAAGTTGAGCAGGCTCTCCGTCGTGAAATTATTCGACGTGATGGTGTTCATCGTTTTGAGTAACTaaaataggggaaaaaagaagggcgAATATTGTAAGTGGCATTGTTGGGGCAATTAAATGACCACTCGCTATACAAATGCAGCTATATCATATGGGGGGATGCACCCTGTTTGCGCCCCTCTGTAAAGGTACAAAACGCCAAGGGTAAATGCTGCGATGGTCACTCCAAAAATTACGTCGAATGATTTATCCTCCGAGAAGGGATccttgttcttatttttcctcctcctctttttcggCCTTATTTGGCTCCTCAAGTATTCCACCTGCGGggaaataaaagtaaaaataaattacatgGTAGGTCATCTCTACACACTAATACAGAGTCCTGCACATATCTACGGATCATTTCGCGCACTTACAATTTTGTCGTCAATGGTCCTCTGGTTGAAGTAGGCTATCAGGGGGGCTATGTTCtgaatgaagaggaagagaaaaaaaaatgatgagcttggcacaaaaaagggtgtGCACCAGAATGGAATACACAAATATTCACAGATCAACGTAGAATACCCTGTAGAAAAGATGATAAAGAACACACCTGATGCACGAACAGCCGAGTGTGCTTAAACCTGGACTGCGAATTCATCCTATTTTTTGTCAACAGATGGAAGTACTGGTCCAGCCTATACTTGCTGGA contains these protein-coding regions:
- a CDS encoding Actin-depolymerizing factor, producing MVSGVRVSDECIYEFNKLKVKHLHKYILFRIENYEEIIVDALQQDSDLTSFEDIIMDIRNNLKATECRYIIADMPIHTPEGVLRNRIYFIFWSPDSAKAKEKMLYAASKESLVQKINGIFKSLEITCDIEEFEEELRAIMLNN